In Paroedura picta isolate Pp20150507F chromosome 1, Ppicta_v3.0, whole genome shotgun sequence, the following are encoded in one genomic region:
- the MTX1 gene encoding metaxin-1 — MAAPMELYCWAPGWGLPSVDPDCLTVLTYARFTGAPLKVHKIANPWRSPSGTLPALRTKDEGVLSDTHQIITHLRKQKFNADYDLSARQGADTLAFVSLLQKKLLPVLIHTFWVDAKNYVEHTRKWYAEAIPFPLNFFLPGRMHRRQLERLQMICGENCLENEEVQEKELYWEACECLTLLSQRLGRQKFFFGDSPASLDAFVFSHLAPLLKAKLPNAKLQQHLKSLPNLCNYCTTILSLYFPWDEGDPPPVVPKAATGDEAEEDPHKRRNQILSVLVGLAAMISYAFLSGIISVQRQVPSQLRPRAILLEEEEEEEEE; from the exons ATGGCGGCGCCCATGGAGCTGTACTGCTGGGCCCCGGGCTGGGGCTTGCCCTCGGTGGATCCCGACTGCCTGACGGTGCTG aCTTACGCCCGGTTCACAGGAGCGCCCCTGAAGGTTCACAAAATTGCAAACCCCTGGCGAAGCCCCTCAG GGACCCTCCCAGCGCTGAGGACCAAGGACGAGGGCGTCCTCTCAGACACACATCAGATTATCACCCATCTCAGGAAACAG AAATTCAATGCGGATTATGACCTCTCGGCCCGGCAGGGGGCCGACACGCTTGCCTTTGTGTCCCTGCTGCAGAAGAAGCTGCTGCCTGTATTG ATCCACACGTTCTGGGTGGATGCCAAGAATTACGTGGAGCACACGCGGAAGTGGTATGCTGAGGCCATCCCCTTCCCGCTGAACTTCTTCCTGCCGGGCCGTATGCACAGGCGGCAGCTGGAGCGGCTGCAGATGATCTGCGGAGAAAACTGCCTGGAGAACGAGGAGGTGCAGGAGAAGGAG CTGTACTGGGAAGCCTGCGAGTGCCTGACCCTCCTGTCCCAACGCCTTGGGAGGCAGAAGTTCTTTTTCGGAGACTC gcCGGCTTCCTTGGACGCCTTCGTCTTCAGCCACCTGGCCCCACTCCTGAAGGCCAAGCTGCCCAACGCCAAGCTCCAGCAGCATCTGAAGTCCTTACCAAACCTCTGCAATTACTGCACGACCATCTTGAGTCTATACTTCCCCTGGGATGAAG GTGACCCTCCGCCCGTGGTTCCCAAGGCAGCCACCGGCGACGAGGCCGAGGAGGACCCCCACAAACGGCGGAACCAGATCCTGTCCGTGCTGGTGGGGCTGGCCGCCATGATCAGTTACGCGTTCCTCAGCGGCATCATCTCTGTCCAGAGGCAAGTGCCCAGCCAGTTACGGCCTCGCGCCATCttactggaggaagaagaggaagaggaggaggagtga